Proteins from one Cryptomeria japonica chromosome 4, Sugi_1.0, whole genome shotgun sequence genomic window:
- the LOC131875190 gene encoding uncharacterized protein LOC131875190 — MVYTISYGTKAMMPIEFEHKTLRMTISLDMTLSATQEERILLLNALDQIRKSALQHTESVQNQCMKWHDCYVRDNSFKQGDWALLYDSRYKDNLGKLQTRWLGPYEIVERFPIGAIRLSTIDPIKFKLLVNGHQLRLYCKPLSKDDFLQQFSTAQHAEIPAAT; from the coding sequence ATGGTTTACACCATTTCATATGGAAcaaaagcaatgatgcctattgagtttgaacataaaactttgagaatGACTATTTCTTTAGATATGACACTTTCTGCAACACAAGAAGAAAGGATCTTGTTGCTTAATGCTCTGGATCAAATACGAAAATCTGCCTTGCAGCATACTGAATCTGTTCAGAATCAGTGCATGAAATGGCATGATTGCTATGTCAGGGATAATTCATTCAAGCAGGGTGATTGGGCTCTTCTCTATGATTCTAGGTACAAAGATAACTTAGGCAAATTGCAGACCAGATGGTTAGGCCCTTATGAGATAGTTGAGAGATTTCCCATTGGTGCTATTAGATTATCTACCATAGATCCTATTAAGTTTAAATTGTTAGTTAATGGTCATCAGCTACGCCTATATTGTAAACCTCTGAGCAAAGATGACTTCCTACAGCAGTTTTCCACTGCCCAGCATGCCGAGATTCCTGCAGCCACATGA